A genomic stretch from Dissulfurispira thermophila includes:
- the thrS gene encoding threonine--tRNA ligase, translating into MEILRHSTSHIMAHAIKDLFPDAKLAIGPATEDGFYYDIDRDTPFTPEDLEKIEKRMKEIIKENNPFVKKDISKNEAIELFKKKGEDYKVELLEEIPDDTVSIYEEGGFVDLCRGPHLSDTGKVKAFKLLSIAGAYWRGDEKNKMLQRIYGTAFDNKDDLNTYLNFLEEVKKRDHRKLGKELDLFSLSDEIGPGLVLWHPNGAIIRKTIEDFWRNEHLKADYKILYTPHIAKLNLWQKSGHWDFYRENMYSPMEIDEIAYELKPMNCPFHIDVYKSSLRSYRDLPIRYAELGTVYRYERSGVLHGLLRVRGFTQDDAHIFCREDQIEDEILNILNFTLFILRTFGFDSYDIYLSTRPEKYVGTLEDWERATDALKQALEKKGLAYQIDVGEGVFYGPKIDIKIKDSLNRSWQCSTIQVDFNNPERFDITYRGSDGKEHRPIMIHRALMGSLERFFGILIEHYAGAFPLWLSPLQVSVLTIAERHDDYAKDVYKKLRESDVRAEIVLENEKIGYKIRQATMRKIPYLVIIGDKEIADNNITVRKRNGENIGPFTIEQFIDIIKDEINTRK; encoded by the coding sequence TTGGAGATTCTCCGCCATAGCACATCCCATATAATGGCACATGCTATAAAAGATTTGTTTCCTGATGCAAAGCTTGCCATAGGTCCTGCAACAGAAGATGGTTTTTATTATGATATTGACAGGGATACCCCTTTCACTCCTGAAGACCTTGAAAAAATAGAAAAGAGGATGAAAGAGATTATCAAAGAGAATAACCCTTTTGTGAAAAAAGACATTTCAAAGAATGAGGCTATTGAACTTTTCAAGAAGAAGGGTGAGGACTATAAGGTAGAGCTTTTAGAAGAAATACCTGATGACACAGTATCAATATATGAAGAAGGCGGATTTGTTGACCTCTGTAGAGGACCTCATCTTTCAGATACAGGAAAGGTTAAGGCTTTCAAGCTGTTAAGTATCGCGGGTGCATACTGGCGCGGGGATGAGAAGAACAAGATGCTCCAAAGGATTTACGGCACTGCATTTGATAATAAAGATGATCTGAATACATATCTTAACTTCTTAGAAGAGGTCAAAAAGAGAGACCACAGAAAACTTGGTAAAGAATTAGATCTCTTCAGTCTCAGCGATGAAATAGGTCCGGGACTTGTATTATGGCATCCCAACGGTGCAATCATACGAAAGACAATCGAAGATTTCTGGAGAAACGAACATCTAAAGGCTGATTACAAGATTCTCTATACTCCGCATATAGCAAAGTTAAATTTATGGCAGAAGAGCGGTCATTGGGATTTTTACAGAGAAAACATGTATTCACCTATGGAGATAGATGAGATTGCTTATGAATTAAAGCCGATGAACTGCCCATTTCATATTGATGTGTATAAAAGCTCACTCAGGAGTTATAGAGATTTACCAATAAGGTATGCTGAACTCGGCACGGTCTATAGATATGAACGTTCAGGGGTTTTGCATGGGCTTCTCAGGGTGAGGGGCTTTACGCAAGATGATGCACATATATTCTGCCGTGAAGACCAGATAGAGGATGAGATACTGAATATACTCAATTTTACACTTTTTATTCTAAGGACATTTGGGTTTGACTCATATGATATTTATCTTTCAACTCGTCCTGAAAAGTATGTAGGGACATTAGAAGACTGGGAAAGGGCTACAGATGCTTTAAAACAAGCTCTTGAGAAAAAAGGTTTGGCATATCAGATAGACGTTGGTGAAGGTGTATTTTATGGTCCGAAGATAGACATAAAAATAAAGGATTCTCTGAATAGATCGTGGCAGTGCAGCACCATACAGGTTGATTTTAATAATCCTGAAAGATTTGATATCACATACAGGGGAAGTGATGGAAAAGAGCATAGGCCTATAATGATTCACAGGGCATTAATGGGATCACTCGAAAGATTTTTTGGTATCCTTATTGAGCATTATGCTGGGGCATTCCCTTTGTGGCTTTCTCCTTTACAGGTTTCTGTATTAACTATTGCAGAGAGGCATGATGATTATGCAAAAGATGTATATAAAAAACTCAGGGAATCTGATGTAAGGGCTGAGATTGTTCTTGAAAATGAAAAGATAGGTTACAAAATACGACAGGCAACCATGAGAAAAATTCCATATCTTGTTATAATAGGAGACAAAGAGATTGCCGACAATAACATAACGGTCAGAAAAAGGAATGGTGAAAATATCGGGCCATTTACAATAGAGCAATTTATAGATATAATCAAAGATGAAATAAATACTCGTAAATGA
- a CDS encoding ABC transporter ATP-binding protein, with amino-acid sequence MKELIKVEGLEKSFYMPAGELKVLKGIDAVFNEAEVVGIVGASGVGKSTFLHVIGTLDKPTSGKVLYKIDKDIDPFSLSNGELAVFRNRVIGFIFQFHYLLPEFSAIENVMMPGMIAVSQGRSPSVISHRELYEKAEKLLDELALYARKNHKSGELSGGEQQRVAVARALLLEPNVVLADEPTGNLDTKTGEELFKLLMDINQKRGITFIIVTHNESLSKRCHRTLEMVDGRLY; translated from the coding sequence ATGAAAGAACTTATAAAGGTAGAAGGACTCGAAAAATCATTCTATATGCCTGCTGGAGAATTGAAGGTCTTGAAAGGCATAGATGCTGTTTTTAATGAAGCAGAAGTTGTTGGTATTGTTGGTGCATCTGGGGTTGGGAAAAGTACATTTTTGCATGTCATTGGAACCCTTGATAAACCAACATCTGGAAAAGTTTTGTATAAAATAGATAAAGACATAGATCCATTTTCTTTAAGCAACGGAGAGCTTGCTGTTTTCAGAAATCGAGTAATCGGCTTTATTTTTCAGTTTCACTATCTCTTGCCTGAATTCAGCGCAATAGAGAATGTAATGATGCCTGGAATGATAGCAGTAAGCCAGGGGCGCTCTCCATCAGTCATCAGTCATAGAGAACTATATGAAAAGGCAGAAAAACTTCTTGATGAGCTTGCCTTATATGCAAGGAAGAATCACAAGTCTGGAGAGCTGTCAGGTGGAGAGCAGCAGAGGGTTGCTGTTGCAAGGGCATTGCTCCTTGAGCCGAATGTTGTCCTTGCAGATGAGCCTACAGGCAATCTCGATACAAAGACAGGAGAGGAGCTTTTTAAGTTGCTTATGGATATAAATCAAAAGCGTGGTATAACCTTTATTATTGTAACCCACAATGAATCTCTCTCAAAGAGATGCCACAGGACACTGGAGATGGTTGATGGAAGACTCTATTGA
- a CDS encoding lipoprotein-releasing ABC transporter permease subunit yields the protein MNLPYQLFIALRYLKSKKKHRGISFNTVISISGVAVGVMALLVVLSVMSGFHEDLQKKILGANAHVVVVSYKGGIEDYSSVMEKLMNETNIVSMSPFVIGQVMVSAGKRAHGIFLRGIEPSSELKTTDILRHIKEGSIEEIITGDRRQKTEGRLPWIIIGRELASMLGVIAGDTINVISPVGEVGPLGMLPKVRRFKVVAVFEIGMFEYDTNLAFTDIRSAQEFFGYGNVVTGIQLRLDDIYKASLVRDSINKKMGFPYYARDWMQMNRNLFSALKLEKFAMFIILILIVLVASFNIVSTLMMNVMEKQKEIAILKAMGAKNQGIMMVFMFQGLLIGIVGTVIGVTGGYVLGKIINNYEIIKLPADVYYLSKLPVKMKLIDFIVVSFSAITISFLSTLYPSYYAAKLNPVEPLRYE from the coding sequence ATGAATCTTCCATATCAACTATTTATCGCTCTAAGGTATCTTAAGTCTAAAAAAAAGCACAGAGGTATCTCTTTCAATACAGTCATATCTATCAGCGGTGTTGCTGTTGGCGTAATGGCACTCCTTGTTGTGCTTTCTGTTATGAGTGGTTTTCATGAGGACCTACAGAAAAAGATACTCGGAGCTAATGCCCATGTGGTGGTTGTCAGTTACAAAGGCGGGATTGAAGATTACAGTTCAGTGATGGAAAAGCTCATGAATGAGACCAATATTGTTTCTATGTCCCCTTTTGTCATCGGACAGGTAATGGTTTCTGCTGGTAAAAGGGCGCATGGCATTTTTTTGAGAGGGATAGAGCCTTCCTCTGAATTAAAGACAACAGATATTTTAAGACATATCAAGGAAGGTAGTATAGAAGAAATAATAACAGGGGACAGAAGACAGAAGACAGAAGGCAGACTGCCATGGATAATTATTGGTAGAGAGCTTGCTTCAATGTTAGGTGTAATCGCAGGAGATACTATTAATGTGATTTCTCCTGTTGGTGAAGTGGGACCATTGGGAATGCTTCCAAAGGTGCGAAGGTTCAAGGTTGTTGCTGTATTTGAAATTGGAATGTTTGAGTATGATACAAACCTTGCCTTCACAGATATAAGATCTGCACAAGAATTTTTTGGATATGGTAATGTTGTAACTGGAATTCAGTTAAGACTCGATGATATTTATAAGGCATCTCTGGTGAGGGATTCTATAAATAAAAAAATGGGTTTCCCGTATTATGCAAGGGACTGGATGCAAATGAATAGAAATCTATTCTCTGCACTAAAATTGGAGAAGTTTGCGATGTTTATCATATTAATACTTATAGTTCTTGTCGCGTCATTCAATATTGTCAGCACCCTGATGATGAATGTTATGGAAAAACAAAAAGAAATAGCTATATTAAAGGCAATGGGGGCTAAAAATCAGGGAATAATGATGGTCTTTATGTTTCAGGGGCTACTTATTGGAATTGTCGGCACAGTGATTGGTGTAACAGGTGGATATGTTCTGGGAAAGATAATAAATAACTACGAGATTATAAAGCTCCCTGCTGATGTATATTACCTGAGCAAGTTACCAGTTAAGATGAAACTCATAGACTTTATAGTGGTATCATTTTCTGCAATTACTATAAGCTTTCTTTCGACATTGTATCCATCATACTATGCAGCAAAGCTGAATCCAGTTGAGCCATTGAGGTATGAATAA
- the lysS gene encoding lysine--tRNA ligase, translating to MEETNELIEQRFKKLDELRKLGIDPYNGRFTPDSTAAGLKASYGDIPKEDLETDPVNVAVAGRIIAMRDFGKASFAHIQDATGKIQIYLKKDVIGEKYSLIKKLDIGDIIGVNGRLFRTKTNELTVEVRDFVFLSKSLRPLPEKWHGLKDIELRYRQRYVDLIVNPDVKEVFAKRSAIIKAMRDFFESHGFIEVETPMMHPIPGGAAAKPFKTHHIALGMDLYLRIAPELYLKRLLVGGYERVFELNKNFRNEGISTKHNPEFTMLEFYMAYKDYNFLMSFTEEIFSYVANSVLGTLKVPYGDVVIDLTPPWPRIPMLDALKQNGVPDDVITDPEKAKKWAESKKIDIDKGASHAKVLDEIFKEFIEPELVQPVFIIDYPVELSPLAKRKKDNPDLVERFELFIASREIANAFSELNDPVDQRERFLKQVEAKKKGDEEAHWMDEDFVKALEYGMPPAAGEGIGIDRLIMLLTNSQSIRDVILFPQLKPEQ from the coding sequence ATGGAAGAGACAAATGAACTTATAGAACAGCGATTTAAAAAGCTCGACGAACTGCGCAAACTTGGCATCGATCCTTACAATGGAAGGTTTACTCCTGATAGCACTGCTGCTGGGTTAAAGGCATCATATGGGGATATACCTAAAGAAGACCTTGAGACAGACCCAGTAAATGTTGCTGTTGCGGGTAGAATCATTGCTATGAGAGATTTTGGCAAGGCATCATTTGCTCACATTCAGGATGCTACAGGAAAGATTCAGATATACCTTAAAAAAGATGTTATCGGAGAGAAATATTCACTTATTAAAAAGCTTGATATTGGTGATATTATAGGCGTAAACGGCAGACTGTTCAGGACAAAGACAAATGAGCTTACTGTAGAGGTCAGGGATTTTGTATTTCTAAGCAAGTCCCTAAGGCCATTGCCTGAGAAGTGGCATGGTCTTAAAGATATAGAACTCAGATATAGGCAGAGGTATGTTGACCTTATTGTAAATCCAGATGTGAAAGAAGTATTTGCTAAGAGAAGCGCTATTATTAAGGCTATGAGAGATTTCTTCGAGTCTCACGGCTTTATCGAGGTTGAGACTCCCATGATGCATCCTATCCCAGGAGGTGCTGCAGCAAAACCGTTTAAAACACATCATATAGCCCTTGGTATGGACTTATACTTAAGAATTGCTCCAGAGCTTTATCTAAAAAGGCTTCTTGTTGGTGGATATGAAAGAGTTTTTGAACTGAATAAGAACTTCAGGAATGAAGGCATATCCACAAAGCACAATCCTGAATTTACTATGCTTGAGTTTTATATGGCTTATAAAGACTATAATTTTCTCATGTCATTTACAGAAGAGATCTTCTCATATGTAGCAAATAGTGTGCTGGGCACATTGAAAGTACCATATGGAGATGTTGTAATAGACCTTACACCTCCGTGGCCAAGGATTCCTATGCTTGATGCCTTGAAGCAAAATGGTGTGCCTGATGATGTCATAACAGACCCTGAAAAGGCAAAGAAATGGGCGGAATCAAAAAAGATAGATATAGACAAAGGGGCATCCCATGCAAAGGTGCTCGATGAAATATTCAAGGAGTTTATAGAACCAGAGCTGGTGCAGCCTGTATTTATAATAGACTATCCTGTTGAGCTTTCTCCGCTTGCAAAGAGGAAGAAAGATAATCCTGATCTCGTGGAAAGGTTTGAACTCTTTATAGCATCAAGGGAAATAGCTAATGCATTTTCTGAACTAAATGACCCTGTTGATCAGAGAGAGAGGTTTTTAAAACAGGTTGAAGCAAAGAAAAAAGGAGACGAAGAAGCTCATTGGATGGATGAGGACTTTGTGAAGGCACTGGAGTATGGTATGCCGCCTGCTGCTGGAGAAGGGATAGGCATAGACAGGTTAATTATGCTATTGACCAATTCTCAATCTATAAGGGATGTAATACTTTTCCCACAATTAAAACCAGAGCAATAG
- a CDS encoding MgtC/SapB family protein produces MENFLKLIVAAAFGGLIGIERQIGGQTAGFRTQLLVCLGSCLFTITSIHVYKVYGAYTDPARIAAQIVVGIGFLGAGAILRYGISIRGLTTAATLWIVSAIGMAVGFGEYMIAMFTTFIVLVNLVVLKNIEDILPKNHYSILIIKTKGSEELKIAEFINGYNIKVLDAKIKIMKEQNIVEQELSLRYKDYAQLTEFLRALKNIPNLIELHIS; encoded by the coding sequence TTGGAAAATTTTCTTAAACTTATTGTTGCAGCAGCATTTGGTGGACTTATAGGAATCGAAAGACAGATCGGAGGACAGACTGCAGGCTTTCGCACACAACTACTTGTCTGCCTTGGCTCGTGCCTATTTACTATTACATCCATTCATGTCTATAAAGTCTATGGTGCATATACAGACCCCGCAAGAATTGCAGCACAGATTGTAGTTGGCATTGGCTTTCTTGGAGCAGGTGCAATATTAAGGTATGGAATATCTATAAGGGGGCTGACAACTGCTGCAACACTTTGGATAGTCAGTGCAATCGGTATGGCAGTGGGATTTGGTGAATATATGATAGCTATGTTCACAACTTTTATAGTGCTTGTAAATCTTGTAGTCCTTAAGAACATTGAGGATATACTTCCTAAAAACCATTACTCCATTTTGATAATCAAAACAAAAGGCTCCGAGGAATTAAAAATAGCAGAATTTATCAATGGCTATAACATCAAAGTCTTAGATGCCAAAATTAAGATTATGAAGGAACAAAACATCGTCGAACAGGAGCTATCACTCAGGTATAAGGACTATGCACAATTAACAGAGTTTTTAAGAGCCTTAAAAAATATCCCTAACCTCATAGAACTTCACATATCTTAA
- a CDS encoding SprT-like domain-containing protein: MEMVYVKKSFVVKLTIMTEGQMSLPLLPYDEIFLNNYLQKITGKDISLKITDNSTTMLSLKMKKGNVHLRIHRIFLHASNDVILEIANFVKNTNAKTPLIRDFIKQNINYLNKKLPKKLSIKTQGEYYNLGDIYEKVNNEYFNGRITASITWGAKSPRYAVRKRTLGSYSSHTNTIRINPILDKKSVPRYFIEFIVYHEMLHADMGVKTKNGRRSVHSREFRRREKLFVNYEKAITWEKGKRRTANNG; this comes from the coding sequence ATGGAGATGGTTTATGTCAAGAAGTCTTTTGTTGTAAAATTAACAATTATGACTGAAGGGCAGATGTCTTTACCCCTATTACCTTATGATGAAATATTTCTGAATAATTATCTTCAAAAGATAACGGGTAAAGATATCTCCTTGAAAATTACTGATAACTCCACTACCATGCTCTCATTGAAGATGAAAAAAGGGAACGTGCATCTTAGGATTCACAGGATTTTCCTGCATGCAAGCAATGATGTTATTTTAGAGATAGCTAACTTTGTCAAAAATACTAATGCAAAGACGCCACTTATCAGAGATTTTATAAAACAAAACATTAATTATCTGAATAAAAAACTGCCTAAGAAGCTTTCTATAAAGACACAGGGGGAATACTACAATCTTGGTGATATATACGAAAAAGTAAACAATGAATACTTTAATGGAAGGATTACAGCCTCTATTACATGGGGGGCAAAAAGTCCGAGATATGCAGTAAGAAAGAGGACGCTGGGAAGTTACAGTAGCCATACGAATACTATAAGGATTAATCCAATTCTTGATAAGAAATCTGTTCCACGATATTTTATAGAATTCATTGTCTATCATGAAATGCTTCATGCTGACATGGGTGTTAAAACTAAAAATGGGAGACGGTCTGTGCATTCAAGGGAATTCAGGAGGCGAGAGAAATTATTTGTGAATTATGAAAAGGCAATCACATGGGAAAAAGGAAAACGAAGAACTGCGAATAATGGATGA
- the tpiA gene encoding triose-phosphate isomerase translates to MRRPFIAANWKMNKTIGETVSFLKEFIPLTKDASDIEIVIAPPFTALYAASTLLKDSNVQLCAQDVFYEEKGAYTGEVSPLMLTDIGCKYVIIGHSERRQYFHETDEIINKKIKAAKRHNLSVIMCIGESLQERESGKTFDVLKREIENGLADIQPDSIVLAYEPIWAIGTGKTATTEQAQEAHEYIRERLALLYGNKANDMRILYGGSVTPDNIDALMACKDVDGALVGGASLKADSFARIVKFKKI, encoded by the coding sequence ATGAGAAGACCATTTATAGCAGCAAATTGGAAGATGAACAAGACAATTGGGGAAACTGTGTCATTCTTGAAGGAATTCATTCCCCTTACAAAAGATGCAAGTGATATAGAAATTGTCATTGCACCTCCATTCACAGCGCTTTATGCGGCTTCGACACTTTTAAAAGACAGCAATGTCCAGTTATGTGCACAGGATGTCTTTTATGAAGAAAAAGGGGCTTATACCGGAGAGGTATCACCCTTAATGCTCACTGATATAGGCTGTAAATATGTAATAATCGGTCATTCAGAAAGACGACAGTATTTTCACGAAACAGATGAAATCATAAACAAAAAGATAAAGGCAGCAAAAAGACATAATCTTAGTGTGATTATGTGTATCGGTGAATCCTTGCAAGAAAGAGAATCAGGGAAAACCTTTGATGTACTGAAAAGAGAAATAGAAAATGGATTAGCTGATATACAGCCTGACAGCATTGTATTGGCTTATGAACCAATCTGGGCAATAGGCACAGGGAAAACAGCCACTACAGAGCAGGCACAAGAAGCCCATGAATATATTCGTGAAAGACTTGCTTTGCTTTATGGTAATAAGGCAAATGATATGAGAATACTTTATGGTGGAAGTGTAACGCCTGACAATATAGACGCTTTAATGGCTTGTAAAGATGTTGACGGAGCCCTTGTTGGCGGTGCAAGCTTGAAGGCTGATAGCTTTGCGAGAATCGTAAAATTTAAAAAAATTTAA
- the secG gene encoding preprotein translocase subunit SecG encodes MATFIIIIHILASLFLIAVVLLQSGKGAEMGAAFGGSSQTLFGSRGAATFLNKLTTVAAVIFMLTSLALTMVTTKTTSVIKQSAPIEQQKALPQLPQQPIQQPQQMPQKPTGK; translated from the coding sequence ATGGCAACCTTTATAATAATCATTCATATACTGGCATCGCTATTTTTGATTGCTGTAGTTTTGCTGCAAAGTGGAAAAGGTGCTGAAATGGGGGCAGCATTCGGAGGTTCAAGCCAGACTCTTTTTGGAAGTAGAGGTGCAGCAACATTTTTAAATAAACTCACAACAGTTGCTGCTGTTATCTTCATGCTAACATCTCTTGCACTAACAATGGTTACAACAAAAACAACATCTGTTATAAAACAGTCTGCCCCTATAGAGCAGCAAAAGGCATTACCTCAGTTACCTCAGCAGCCAATACAACAGCCACAGCAAATGCCTCAAAAGCCTACTGGCAAGTAA
- a CDS encoding ATP-binding cassette domain-containing protein produces MPIITVEDLTKKFGNITAVDNISFEVEKGTIFGFLGPNGAGKTTTINILCTLLSPTSGKASINGYDCMRESAEVRRKIGIVFQDNTLDKELTAYENLLFHSYLYNVSKNERKKRIDDALNFVGLYERKNDAVKKFSGGMKRRLEVARAIIHQPKVLFLDEPTLGLDPQSRTNLWEFISKLPEKHDVTIFMTTHYMEEAEICNKIAIIDNGKLIAQGSPDDLKKMVGGDVIYLKTKDNALAIDKIKKSLNLDAEEKNGEIFISVSRGDACIPKLISTLTDMVLSVRLQRPTLNDVFLKLTGKTIRPETVSGGDELKESIRSYRRKFDRG; encoded by the coding sequence ATGCCAATAATCACAGTAGAGGATCTTACAAAAAAATTCGGCAATATCACTGCTGTTGATAATATATCATTTGAAGTCGAGAAGGGAACAATATTTGGATTCCTTGGTCCCAATGGTGCTGGAAAGACAACCACCATCAACATCCTCTGCACACTCTTATCCCCAACATCGGGGAAGGCTTCCATTAACGGCTATGACTGCATGAGAGAATCAGCAGAAGTAAGAAGAAAGATAGGGATTGTCTTTCAGGATAATACCCTTGATAAGGAACTCACAGCTTATGAAAATCTGCTTTTCCATTCCTATCTTTACAATGTTTCTAAAAACGAGAGAAAAAAAAGAATAGACGATGCCCTGAATTTTGTTGGACTATATGAAAGAAAAAATGACGCAGTAAAAAAATTTTCAGGGGGTATGAAAAGGAGGCTTGAAGTAGCAAGGGCTATAATCCACCAGCCAAAGGTATTATTCCTTGATGAGCCTACACTTGGATTAGACCCACAGAGTAGAACAAACCTGTGGGAATTTATTTCAAAACTACCTGAAAAACATGATGTAACCATATTTATGACAACACACTACATGGAAGAGGCAGAGATATGCAATAAAATAGCAATAATCGACAATGGAAAATTAATTGCACAGGGTTCTCCTGATGACCTTAAGAAAATGGTTGGAGGAGATGTCATATATTTAAAGACAAAAGATAATGCATTGGCAATAGATAAGATTAAGAAAAGTCTGAATCTCGATGCAGAAGAAAAAAATGGAGAGATATTTATATCTGTATCAAGAGGAGATGCTTGCATCCCTAAACTCATTAGTACCCTCACAGATATGGTACTGTCTGTAAGATTGCAGAGACCAACATTGAATGATGTATTTTTAAAGCTCACAGGCAAAACCATACGCCCCGAAACTGTGTCAGGTGGCGATGAACTGAAAGAGTCCATAAGGTCATACAGGAGAAAATTCGACAGAGGATGA
- a CDS encoding ABC transporter permease produces the protein MKSDLNAVYVIVAREFIKFVRERGRLISTLARPLLWLFLVGGGMSRMVSPDMGMPYMQFIFPGIIGMTILFSSIFSSISIIWDKEFGFMKEMLVAPVSRFSIVVGKALSGTVVSTLQALIILLLFPIIGLKLSAIQIFLILTISIILSFCLSSLGILIATFYESFESFSVIMNFIVMPMFFLSGAMYPIKLLPHVLSFFTKINPLTYGIDALKYMVFPEKRMLTHDFPLSLDISVIVISSLIFVIIAVNVFERRK, from the coding sequence ATGAAATCTGATTTAAACGCAGTATATGTAATTGTTGCTCGTGAATTTATTAAATTCGTCAGAGAGCGTGGAAGGCTCATATCCACACTCGCAAGACCACTTCTGTGGCTGTTTTTAGTGGGCGGAGGAATGTCAAGAATGGTATCACCTGACATGGGAATGCCTTACATGCAGTTCATATTTCCAGGTATTATAGGAATGACCATTCTCTTTAGTTCTATTTTCTCGTCTATATCTATAATATGGGACAAGGAATTTGGTTTCATGAAAGAAATGCTTGTTGCACCAGTATCAAGATTCTCCATAGTAGTAGGTAAAGCACTGAGTGGCACTGTTGTGTCAACTCTTCAGGCATTAATCATACTGCTTCTTTTCCCTATTATCGGGCTGAAACTCAGTGCCATACAGATATTTTTAATACTCACTATTTCTATTATTCTGTCATTCTGTCTCTCATCACTCGGCATACTCATAGCAACATTCTATGAAAGCTTCGAAAGCTTCAGCGTTATCATGAATTTCATCGTGATGCCCATGTTCTTCTTATCAGGGGCAATGTACCCTATAAAACTTCTACCCCATGTATTGAGCTTTTTTACAAAGATCAATCCATTAACCTATGGAATAGACGCACTGAAATACATGGTATTCCCTGAAAAGAGAATGCTCACACACGACTTTCCATTAAGCCTTGATATATCAGTAATTGTTATATCATCACTGATTTTTGTTATAATCGCTGTCAATGTTTTTGAAAGGCGGAAATAG
- a CDS encoding DUF3786 domain-containing protein: MNPIELYKKLPKKNCNQCKQKTCMPFALSVIKGEAELSECPHLTNKEIELLKGSITKSDWREKLILSLKQEVRNINFRDIAEGIGAELKEDNSLAIKCIGRTFIISPDGEVTTHGHITPWMKILLLHYIRMAGKGNLSGKWVSYSELKGGMVKAFSFQRDCEEPLKELIDRDFVQTEKIFIRLGAERHKGFPTDNAWCLYLLPKLPIMILYWPREEEFESKLKIIFDSTADRFLDAESIIFLVEGLVKNVEVNSKFADRNEVIEGNTFN; encoded by the coding sequence GTGAATCCAATCGAACTCTATAAAAAACTCCCAAAGAAAAACTGCAACCAATGCAAGCAAAAAACATGCATGCCATTTGCCCTATCTGTTATAAAAGGAGAGGCAGAGTTGTCAGAATGTCCTCATCTCACAAATAAGGAAATAGAGTTGCTGAAAGGCTCCATTACAAAATCCGATTGGCGAGAAAAATTGATATTAAGCCTCAAACAAGAGGTCAGAAATATTAATTTCAGAGATATTGCAGAAGGTATTGGCGCTGAACTAAAAGAAGATAATAGCCTCGCCATAAAATGTATTGGAAGGACATTCATTATATCGCCTGACGGAGAAGTAACAACACACGGACATATAACACCGTGGATGAAGATATTACTACTACATTATATCCGGATGGCAGGCAAAGGCAACTTATCAGGCAAATGGGTATCATACAGCGAGCTTAAAGGTGGTATGGTAAAGGCTTTTTCATTTCAAAGAGACTGCGAAGAGCCTCTTAAAGAACTTATTGATAGGGATTTTGTACAAACAGAAAAAATATTTATCAGACTTGGGGCAGAAAGGCACAAAGGATTTCCAACAGATAATGCGTGGTGTCTTTATCTTCTTCCCAAGCTGCCTATCATGATTCTCTATTGGCCTCGTGAGGAAGAATTTGAATCAAAGTTAAAGATTATCTTTGACTCAACTGCAGATAGATTCCTCGACGCTGAATCTATAATATTTCTTGTTGAAGGACTCGTTAAAAATGTAGAGGTCAACTCGAAATTTGCCGATAGAAATGAAGTGATAGAGGGAAACACTTTTAATTAG